A section of the Streptomyces xinghaiensis S187 genome encodes:
- the ald gene encoding alanine dehydrogenase, producing MIPVKVGIPREVKNNEYRVAITPAGVHELVRDGHRVLVERDAGRGSSIPDEEYTAAGAAVLETADEVWAGADLLLKVKEPVAEEYHRLRKDQVLFTYLHLAASRECTEALLESGTTAIAYETVETAGRRLPLLAPMSEVAGRIAPQVGAYHLMRSAGGRGVLPGGVPGVPAGRAVIIGAGVSGWNAAQIAIGMGFHVTLLDKDVNKLREADKIFGTRVQTVTSNAFELERAVLAADLVIGAVLIPGAKAPKLVTNELVSRMKPGSVLVDIAIDQGGCFEDSRPTTHAEPAFTVHDSVFYCVANMPGAVPNTSTHALTNVTLPYIVELAGRGWREALRRDPALAKGLNTHEGQVTYGPVAEAHGMAAADLGALLG from the coding sequence GTGATCCCCGTGAAGGTCGGCATTCCCCGCGAGGTCAAGAACAACGAGTACCGGGTGGCGATAACCCCGGCCGGCGTGCACGAACTGGTGCGGGACGGGCACCGCGTCCTGGTGGAACGGGACGCCGGCCGCGGCTCCTCCATCCCGGACGAGGAGTACACCGCCGCCGGTGCCGCCGTCCTGGAGACCGCCGACGAGGTCTGGGCCGGCGCCGACCTGCTGCTCAAGGTGAAGGAGCCGGTCGCCGAGGAGTACCACCGCCTCCGCAAGGACCAGGTCCTCTTCACCTATCTGCACCTGGCCGCCTCCCGCGAGTGCACCGAGGCGCTGCTGGAGTCCGGCACCACCGCCATCGCCTACGAGACGGTGGAGACCGCCGGCCGCCGGCTGCCGCTCCTCGCCCCGATGTCCGAGGTCGCCGGCCGGATCGCGCCCCAGGTGGGCGCGTACCACCTGATGCGCTCGGCCGGCGGGCGCGGGGTGCTGCCCGGCGGGGTGCCGGGTGTGCCGGCGGGCCGCGCCGTGATCATCGGCGCCGGTGTCTCCGGCTGGAACGCCGCCCAGATCGCCATCGGCATGGGCTTCCACGTCACCCTGCTCGACAAGGACGTCAACAAGCTGCGCGAGGCCGACAAGATCTTCGGCACCCGCGTGCAGACCGTCACCTCCAACGCCTTCGAGCTGGAGCGCGCCGTGCTCGCCGCCGACCTGGTGATCGGCGCTGTGCTCATCCCCGGCGCCAAGGCGCCCAAGCTGGTCACCAACGAGCTGGTCTCCCGGATGAAGCCCGGAAGTGTCCTTGTCGACATCGCCATCGACCAGGGCGGCTGCTTCGAGGACTCCCGTCCGACCACCCACGCCGAACCGGCGTTCACCGTCCACGACTCGGTCTTCTACTGCGTGGCCAACATGCCGGGCGCGGTGCCGAACACCTCCACCCACGCGCTGACCAACGTCACGCTGCCGTACATCGTGGAACTCGCCGGCCGGGGCTGGCGCGAGGCGCTGCGCCGGGACCCCGCGCTGGCCAAGGGCCTCAACACCCATGAGGGGCAGGTGACCTACGGGCCCGTGGCCGAGGCGCACGGCATGGCCGCGGCCGACCTCGGCGCCCTGCTCGGCTGA
- a CDS encoding ParA family protein — translation MNESTFTPGGGRPDAAAQGRSLSGLESAGSIAVHTFAAQQSTTAHMSMDGHHVNDTAGGQGGGEPARFADYEDLPDGHFYDPDAEYEPDPEYAATLAPDAARQRRERVGPTGRPLPYFPIPGPLTDHGPAKVIAMCNQKGGVGKTTSTINLGAALAEYGRRVLLVDFDPQGALSVGLGVNPMELDLTVYNLLMERGMAADEVLLKTAVPNMDLLPSNIDLSAAEVQLVSEVARESTLQRALKPLLADYDYIVIDCQPSLGLLTVNALTAAHKVIVPLECEFFALRGVALLTETIEKVQERLNPELELDGILATMYDSRTVHSREVLARVVEAFDDHVYHTVIGRTVRFPETTVAGEPITTYASNSVGAAAYRQLAREVLARCHAE, via the coding sequence GTGAATGAGTCGACATTTACTCCCGGAGGTGGCCGGCCGGATGCGGCTGCGCAGGGCCGGAGCCTTTCGGGGCTCGAATCTGCCGGATCCATAGCTGTCCACACCTTCGCAGCCCAGCAGAGCACGACAGCCCACATGAGCATGGACGGCCATCACGTGAACGACACGGCCGGCGGCCAGGGTGGCGGCGAGCCCGCCCGTTTCGCCGACTACGAGGACCTGCCCGACGGGCACTTCTACGACCCGGACGCGGAGTACGAGCCCGATCCGGAGTACGCGGCCACCCTCGCCCCGGACGCGGCCCGCCAGCGCCGGGAGCGGGTCGGCCCCACCGGGCGTCCGCTGCCGTACTTCCCGATCCCCGGCCCGCTCACCGACCACGGCCCCGCCAAGGTCATCGCGATGTGCAACCAGAAGGGCGGGGTCGGCAAGACCACCTCGACCATCAACCTGGGCGCCGCGCTGGCCGAGTACGGACGCCGGGTGCTGCTGGTCGACTTCGACCCGCAGGGCGCGCTCTCCGTCGGGCTCGGCGTCAACCCGATGGAACTCGACCTCACCGTCTACAACCTGCTCATGGAGCGGGGCATGGCGGCGGACGAGGTGCTGCTCAAGACCGCGGTCCCCAACATGGACCTGCTGCCGAGCAACATCGACCTGTCGGCCGCCGAGGTGCAGCTCGTCAGCGAGGTGGCCCGGGAGTCCACGCTCCAGCGCGCCCTGAAGCCGCTGCTCGCGGACTACGACTACATCGTCATCGACTGCCAGCCGTCCCTCGGCCTGCTGACCGTCAACGCGCTCACCGCGGCGCACAAGGTGATCGTTCCGCTGGAGTGCGAGTTCTTCGCGCTGCGCGGGGTGGCCCTGCTCACCGAGACCATCGAGAAGGTCCAGGAACGGCTCAACCCCGAGCTGGAACTGGACGGCATCCTCGCCACCATGTACGACTCCCGGACCGTCCACAGCCGGGAGGTCCTCGCACGCGTGGTCGAGGCCTTCGACGACCACGTCTACCACACGGTGATCGGCCGCACGGTCCGCTTCCCGGAGACCACGGTCGCCGGTGAGCCGATCACCACCTACGCCTCCAACTCCGTGGGCGCCGCCGCCTACCGCCAGCTCGCCAGGGAGGTGCTCGCCCGGTGCCACGCCGAGTGA
- a CDS encoding segregation and condensation protein A — protein MPPTDDRDPPRRPGRRPLGAGPGARPSPLPVPDPVPAPDPAPDPVQAPAPGTADAPAYTPPGPALPATAPRPAGEPSPSAPEPSPAPEPAPPVKPAPAAEPGAGSGPPPAPAPDAVQAPPARDRAGQDDDGARPAPVPASAEQDGDGASPSGDAAGEAHEGTGEAAAEAAGEGAEEGDGRFTVRLANFEGPFDLLLQLIAKHKLDVTEVALSRVTDDFMAHIRAMGPDWDLDQTTEFLVVAATLLDLKAARLLPAAEVEDEADLALLEARDLLFARLLQYRAYKRIADIFGERLVTEARRHPRTVGLEPHHAELLPDVVISIGAEGFARLAVKAMQPRAKPQVYVDHIHAPLVSVREQAGIVIARLRAAGAATFLELTEDTDDTLTVVARFLALLELYRERAVELDQEEALGSLLVRWTGARDGDGERPLVTDEFDQEPGTPADEKTGAAGQKETA, from the coding sequence ATGCCGCCGACCGACGACCGAGACCCGCCCCGCCGGCCGGGCCGCCGCCCGCTGGGCGCCGGTCCGGGTGCCCGCCCGTCCCCTCTTCCGGTGCCGGACCCCGTGCCGGCTCCGGACCCGGCGCCGGACCCGGTGCAGGCACCGGCTCCCGGAACGGCGGACGCGCCCGCGTACACGCCCCCGGGCCCGGCGCTCCCCGCCACCGCGCCGCGGCCCGCCGGGGAGCCGTCCCCGTCCGCCCCGGAGCCCTCACCCGCCCCGGAACCGGCGCCCCCGGTGAAACCCGCGCCCGCGGCGGAGCCCGGGGCAGGGTCCGGCCCTCCGCCGGCCCCCGCACCGGACGCCGTGCAGGCGCCGCCGGCCCGCGACCGTGCCGGACAGGACGACGACGGAGCCCGCCCCGCGCCGGTCCCTGCCTCCGCGGAACAGGACGGCGACGGAGCGTCCCCATCCGGCGACGCCGCCGGCGAGGCCCATGAGGGCACCGGTGAAGCCGCTGCTGAAGCCGCCGGTGAAGGCGCCGAGGAGGGCGACGGCCGGTTCACCGTGCGGCTGGCGAACTTCGAGGGCCCCTTCGACCTGCTGCTGCAACTGATCGCCAAGCACAAGCTCGATGTGACCGAGGTCGCCCTCTCCCGGGTCACCGACGACTTCATGGCGCACATCCGGGCCATGGGACCGGACTGGGACCTCGACCAGACCACCGAGTTCCTGGTCGTCGCCGCGACCCTCCTCGACCTGAAGGCCGCCCGGCTGCTCCCCGCCGCCGAGGTCGAGGACGAGGCCGACCTCGCGCTGCTGGAGGCCCGGGATCTGCTCTTCGCGCGGCTGCTGCAGTACCGCGCGTACAAGCGCATCGCCGACATCTTCGGCGAGCGGCTGGTCACCGAGGCTCGCCGGCACCCCCGCACGGTCGGCCTGGAACCGCACCACGCCGAACTGCTGCCCGATGTCGTCATCAGCATCGGGGCCGAGGGCTTCGCCCGGCTCGCGGTCAAGGCGATGCAGCCCCGCGCGAAACCGCAGGTGTACGTGGACCACATCCACGCCCCGCTGGTCAGCGTGCGCGAGCAGGCGGGGATCGTGATCGCCCGGCTGCGCGCCGCCGGAGCGGCGACGTTCCTGGAGCTGACCGAGGACACCGACGACACCCTCACCGTCGTCGCCCGCTTCCTCGCGCTGCTGGAGCTCTACCGGGAACGCGCGGTCGAGCTCGACCAGGAGGAGGCGCTCGGCTCGCTCCTCGTCCGCTGGACCGGCGCGCGGGACGGGGACGGCGAGCGGCCCCTCGTCACGGACGAGTTCGACCAGGAGCCGGGGACACCGGCGGACGAGAAGACCGGCGCGGCCGGGCAGAAGGAGACGGCGTGA
- the scpB gene encoding SMC-Scp complex subunit ScpB, protein MAADGPGAEAEPPAGDRDVAGLDLKPALEAVLMVVDEPATADHLAKVLERPRRAVSDALRELADEYTVQGRGFELRLVAGGWRFYTRPEYADAVESFVLDGRQARLTQAALETLAVVAYRQPVSRSRVSAVRGVNCDGVMRTLLQRGLVEEGGTEPETGAILYRTTNYFLERMGLRGLDELPELAPFLPEAEAIEPESQEGVPSFDPDAPDTDDSGHSQTEL, encoded by the coding sequence TTGGCGGCGGACGGGCCGGGCGCGGAGGCGGAACCCCCGGCCGGGGACCGGGACGTGGCCGGCCTCGACCTCAAACCCGCCCTGGAAGCGGTCCTGATGGTCGTCGACGAGCCCGCGACCGCCGACCACCTGGCCAAGGTGCTGGAGCGCCCGCGCCGCGCCGTCTCCGACGCCCTGCGCGAACTGGCGGACGAGTACACGGTCCAGGGCCGGGGCTTCGAGCTGCGGCTGGTGGCGGGCGGCTGGCGCTTCTACACCCGGCCCGAGTACGCTGACGCCGTCGAGTCGTTCGTCCTGGACGGCCGGCAGGCCCGGCTCACCCAGGCCGCTCTGGAGACACTCGCCGTGGTCGCGTACCGGCAGCCGGTGAGCAGGTCCCGCGTCTCGGCCGTACGAGGGGTCAACTGTGACGGTGTGATGCGCACCCTCCTCCAGCGGGGTCTGGTGGAGGAGGGGGGCACGGAACCCGAGACAGGTGCGATCCTGTACAGGACGACGAACTACTTCCTGGAGCGGATGGGCCTGCGCGGCCTGGACGAACTGCCGGAGCTCGCGCCCTTCCTCCCCGAGGCGGAGGCGATCGAGCCGGAGTCCCAGGAGGGAGTGCCGTCGTTCGATCCGGACGCTCCGGACACAGACGACAGCGGCCACTCTCAGACGGAACTTTGA
- a CDS encoding pseudouridine synthase, giving the protein MRSSGRNSRDTGRQNYRGTGGDSRRQAGGGRDERPRRDGRPRPEERRYDVGFDRDREGGRGRDERRPGDRDNRGRDDRGRDDRRRDDRGRDDRRPADRDRDRDGRGRAGRDDRDRGARTSDRGARTSDRDGRPGRGPAGSPGGSRGAAARGGAKGGPKSPAGARGGPARGAGPRGGGPSRGGRPQPPARPREYEAQIEERNRARHRTDRPKPPTTFGEPEGERLQKVLARAGMGSRRACEELIDQRRVEVNGRIVTEQGLRVDPEKDEVKVDGLTVATQSYLFFALNKPAGVVSTMEDPDGRQCLGDYVTNRETRLFHVGRLDTETEGIILLTNHGELAHRLTHPRYGVRKTYLAAIQGPIPRDLGKRLKDGIQLEDGYARADHFRVVENTGKNYLVEVSLHEGRKHIVRRMLAEAGFPVDRLVRTGFGPIALGDQKSGWLRRLTNTEVGMLMREVEL; this is encoded by the coding sequence ATGCGAAGCAGCGGCAGGAACAGCAGGGACACCGGTAGGCAGAACTACCGGGGCACGGGAGGGGACTCCCGGCGGCAGGCCGGGGGAGGCCGCGACGAGCGGCCGCGGCGCGACGGCCGTCCCCGTCCCGAGGAGCGCCGCTACGACGTGGGCTTCGACCGGGACCGCGAGGGCGGCCGGGGCCGTGACGAGCGCCGTCCCGGTGACCGCGACAACCGGGGCCGCGACGACCGCGGTCGCGACGACCGGCGACGGGACGACCGGGGCCGGGACGACCGGCGCCCCGCCGACCGCGACCGGGACCGGGATGGCCGTGGCCGCGCCGGACGGGACGACCGCGACCGCGGCGCCCGCACCTCCGACCGCGGCGCCCGCACCTCGGACCGCGACGGCCGTCCCGGCCGGGGCCCGGCCGGATCCCCCGGGGGCAGCCGGGGTGCGGCGGCCCGCGGCGGCGCCAAGGGCGGCCCGAAGAGTCCGGCGGGAGCCCGCGGCGGCCCGGCCCGTGGCGCGGGCCCGCGCGGCGGCGGTCCGTCCCGCGGCGGCCGTCCGCAGCCCCCGGCCCGTCCCCGCGAGTACGAGGCCCAGATCGAGGAGCGCAACCGGGCCCGGCACCGCACGGACCGGCCCAAGCCGCCGACGACCTTCGGGGAGCCGGAGGGGGAGCGGCTGCAGAAGGTCCTGGCGCGGGCGGGCATGGGCTCCCGGCGGGCCTGCGAGGAGCTGATCGACCAGCGGCGCGTCGAGGTCAACGGCAGGATCGTCACCGAGCAGGGCCTCCGGGTCGACCCGGAGAAGGACGAGGTCAAGGTCGACGGCCTGACCGTCGCCACGCAGTCGTACCTCTTCTTCGCCCTGAACAAGCCCGCCGGCGTCGTCTCCACCATGGAGGACCCGGACGGCCGCCAGTGCCTCGGCGACTACGTCACCAACCGGGAGACCCGGCTCTTCCACGTCGGCCGGCTCGACACCGAGACCGAGGGCATCATCCTGCTCACCAACCACGGCGAGCTGGCCCACCGCCTCACCCACCCCCGGTACGGCGTGCGGAAGACCTATCTCGCCGCGATCCAGGGCCCCATCCCGCGCGACCTGGGCAAGCGCCTCAAGGACGGCATCCAGCTGGAGGACGGCTACGCCCGCGCCGACCACTTCCGGGTGGTGGAGAACACCGGCAAGAACTACCTGGTGGAGGTCAGCCTCCACGAGGGCCGGAAGCACATCGTCCGCCGGATGCTCGCCGAGGCGGGTTTCCCGGTCGACCGGCTCGTCCGCACGGGCTTCGGCCCGATCGCCCTCGGCGACCAGAAGTCCGGCTGGCTGCGGCGCCTCACCAACACCGAGGTCGGCATGCTGATGCGCGAGGTCGAGCTCTAA
- a CDS encoding prephenate dehydrogenase, producing MRTALVIGTGLIGTSAALALSGRGVRVHLTDHDPSRAQTAAALGAGTDEAPGGPVDLAVVAVPPARVAETVAGAQRRGLARGYLDVASVKGGPRRELEALGGDLTAYLGTHPMAGRERSGPLAATADLFEGRPWVLTPTAATDTEVLNLALELVSLCRAVPVVMDADAHDRAVALVSHTPQLLSSLVAARLEDADETAVRLCGQGIRDVTRIAASDPAMWIDILSANPGPVAEILSAVASDLEETVRALRALESADEEKRHGGAAGIEDVLRRGNTGRERVPGKHGAAPAAYESVTVLIGDQPGQLAKIFADAGRAGVNIEDVRIEHATGQQAGLIQLMVEPAAAPGLTAALREKGWSIRQ from the coding sequence GTGAGAACCGCCCTCGTCATCGGGACCGGACTGATCGGCACCTCCGCCGCGCTCGCCCTCTCCGGCCGCGGCGTACGGGTCCATCTCACCGACCACGACCCGTCCCGGGCCCAGACCGCCGCCGCCCTCGGCGCCGGCACCGACGAGGCCCCCGGCGGCCCCGTGGATCTGGCGGTCGTCGCCGTACCGCCCGCCCGGGTCGCGGAGACGGTCGCCGGCGCCCAGCGCCGCGGCCTGGCCCGCGGCTATCTGGACGTCGCCAGCGTCAAGGGCGGCCCGCGCCGCGAGCTGGAGGCCCTCGGGGGCGACCTCACCGCCTACCTCGGTACGCACCCGATGGCGGGCCGTGAGCGGTCCGGCCCGCTGGCGGCCACCGCCGACCTCTTCGAGGGCCGCCCGTGGGTCCTCACGCCCACCGCCGCCACCGACACCGAGGTGCTGAACCTCGCCCTGGAACTGGTCTCGCTCTGCCGAGCCGTGCCGGTCGTCATGGACGCCGACGCCCACGACCGCGCCGTGGCGCTCGTCTCGCACACCCCGCAGCTGCTGTCCAGCCTGGTCGCGGCCCGGCTGGAGGACGCCGACGAGACGGCGGTGCGGCTCTGCGGCCAGGGCATCCGGGACGTCACCAGGATCGCCGCGTCCGACCCCGCCATGTGGATCGACATCCTCTCCGCCAACCCCGGCCCGGTCGCCGAGATCCTCTCCGCGGTCGCCTCCGACCTGGAGGAGACGGTGCGGGCCCTGCGCGCCCTGGAGTCGGCCGACGAGGAGAAGCGGCACGGCGGCGCGGCCGGCATCGAGGACGTGCTCCGGCGCGGGAACACCGGCCGCGAGCGGGTACCCGGGAAGCACGGCGCGGCCCCGGCGGCGTACGAGAGCGTGACGGTGCTCATCGGCGACCAGCCCGGACAGCTGGCGAAGATCTTCGCCGACGCGGGCCGGGCCGGGGTCAACATCGAGGACGTCCGGATCGAGCACGCCACCGGGCAGCAGGCCGGTCTCATCCAGCTCATGGTGGAACCGGCGGCGGCCCCGGGCCTCACCGCGGCCCTGCGCGAGAAGGGCTGGTCGATCAGGCAGTAG
- the cmk gene encoding (d)CMP kinase, with the protein MFVTVETAARTAPAAVIVAIDGPSGTGKSSTSKAVAAKLGLRYLDTGAQYRAITWWMLSNGVDVNDPAAVATAAAKPTIVSGTDPGSPAITVDGADAAGPIRTREVTAAVSAVSAVPEVRALLTELQRRIAREGRGIVVEGRDIGTTVLPDADLKIFLTASPEARAARRSGELKGKEAAGLAATREALIKRDAADSGRKVSPLAKADDAHEVDTTELTLEQVVECVVTLVENAAGNTADRAGQSA; encoded by the coding sequence GTGTTCGTCACCGTGGAAACCGCCGCCCGGACCGCTCCGGCAGCAGTGATCGTCGCCATCGACGGCCCCTCCGGCACGGGCAAGTCCAGCACCTCCAAGGCCGTGGCCGCCAAGCTCGGCCTGCGGTACCTGGACACCGGAGCGCAGTACCGCGCGATCACCTGGTGGATGCTGAGCAACGGTGTGGACGTGAACGACCCGGCGGCCGTGGCCACCGCCGCCGCCAAGCCGACGATCGTCTCCGGCACCGACCCGGGCTCCCCGGCCATCACGGTCGACGGCGCCGACGCCGCCGGGCCGATCCGCACCCGGGAGGTCACCGCCGCGGTCAGCGCCGTGAGTGCCGTCCCCGAGGTGCGGGCCCTGCTGACGGAGCTCCAGCGCCGGATCGCCCGGGAGGGGCGCGGCATCGTCGTCGAGGGCCGGGACATCGGCACCACCGTCCTCCCCGACGCCGACCTCAAGATCTTCCTGACCGCCTCGCCGGAGGCCCGTGCCGCCCGCCGCAGCGGGGAGCTCAAGGGCAAGGAGGCCGCCGGTCTCGCCGCCACCCGCGAGGCGCTGATCAAGCGGGACGCGGCCGACTCCGGCCGCAAGGTCTCCCCGCTGGCCAAGGCGGACGACGCCCACGAGGTGGACACCACCGAGCTGACGCTGGAGCAGGTCGTCGAGTGCGTCGTCACCCTCGTCGAGAACGCCGCCGGGAACACCGCGGACCGTGCGGGGCAGTCGGCGTGA
- a CDS encoding lysophospholipid acyltransferase family protein: MYGLWKPRVLGAWKMPAAGPVILAVNHSHIIDGPMLMGTAPRPVHFLIKKEAFIGPLDPFLRGIGQLKVDRSGADRAAITGALGVLERGGVLGIFPEGTRGEGDFASLRAGLAYFAVRSGAPIVPVAVLGSNDRRGRAISALPPLRSRVDVVFGDPFDAGDGTGRRTRAALDAATERIQRRLGAHLSEARRVTGR, from the coding sequence ATGTACGGGCTGTGGAAGCCGCGGGTCCTGGGCGCCTGGAAGATGCCCGCCGCCGGACCGGTGATCCTCGCGGTGAACCACTCCCACATCATCGACGGCCCGATGCTGATGGGCACCGCGCCCCGGCCGGTGCACTTCCTGATCAAGAAGGAGGCGTTCATCGGTCCGCTGGACCCGTTCCTGCGCGGGATCGGGCAGCTGAAGGTGGACCGTTCGGGCGCCGACCGGGCCGCGATCACCGGAGCGCTCGGGGTGCTGGAGCGCGGCGGCGTCCTCGGGATCTTCCCCGAGGGCACCCGCGGCGAGGGCGATTTCGCCTCCCTGCGCGCCGGGCTCGCCTACTTCGCGGTGCGCTCCGGGGCGCCGATCGTCCCGGTCGCCGTCCTCGGCTCCAACGATCGGCGCGGGCGGGCGATATCCGCCCTGCCGCCCCTGCGCAGCCGGGTCGACGTGGTGTTCGGCGACCCCTTCGACGCGGGGGACGGCACCGGCCGGCGCACCCGGGCGGCCCTGGACGCGGCGACCGAGCGCATCCAGCGCCGGCTGGGCGCCCATCTGTCCGAGGCCCGGCGCGTCACCGGCCGCTGA
- the der gene encoding ribosome biogenesis GTPase Der: MNDHQHAADEHGALGDAEYTEFMELAAEEGFDPEEIEGDLAAAGHGPLPVLAVVGRPNVGKSTLVNRILGRREAVVEDKPGVTRDRVTYEAEWAGRRFKVVDTGGWEQDVLGIDAAVAAQAEFAIEAADAVVFVVDAKVGATDTDEAVVKLLRRAGKPVVLCANKVDGPSGEADAAALWNLGLGEPHPVSSLHGRGTGDLLDAVLEALPEAPQQTFGGGLGGPRRIALIGRPNVGKSSLLNKVAGEERVVVNEIAGTTRDPVDELIELGGVTWKFVDTAGIRRRVHLQEGADYYASLRTAAALEKAEVAVVLIDASESISVQDTRIISMAVDAGRALVIAYNKWDTLDEERRYYLEREIERDLVQIQWAPRVNVSARTGRHMEKLVPAIETALEGWETRVPTGRLNAFLGEIVAAHPHPIRGGKQPRILFGTQAGVRPPRFVLFASGFLEAGYRRFVERRLREEFGFEGTPIHISVRVREKRGRKK, translated from the coding sequence ATGAACGACCATCAGCACGCCGCCGACGAGCACGGGGCGCTCGGCGACGCCGAGTACACGGAGTTCATGGAGCTCGCCGCGGAGGAGGGCTTCGACCCGGAGGAGATCGAGGGCGATCTCGCCGCGGCCGGCCACGGCCCGCTCCCCGTACTCGCCGTCGTCGGCCGTCCCAATGTCGGCAAGTCGACCCTGGTGAACCGGATCCTCGGCCGCCGCGAGGCGGTCGTCGAGGACAAGCCCGGGGTCACCCGCGACCGCGTCACCTACGAGGCCGAATGGGCCGGCCGCCGCTTCAAGGTCGTCGACACCGGCGGCTGGGAGCAGGACGTCCTCGGCATCGACGCCGCCGTGGCCGCCCAGGCCGAGTTCGCCATCGAGGCCGCCGACGCGGTCGTCTTCGTCGTGGACGCCAAGGTGGGCGCGACCGACACCGACGAGGCCGTGGTCAAGCTGCTGCGCCGGGCCGGCAAGCCCGTCGTGCTCTGCGCCAACAAGGTCGACGGCCCCAGCGGCGAGGCGGACGCCGCCGCGCTCTGGAACCTCGGCCTGGGCGAGCCGCACCCGGTCTCCTCGCTGCACGGCCGCGGCACCGGCGACCTGCTCGACGCGGTGCTGGAGGCGCTGCCGGAGGCACCGCAGCAGACCTTCGGCGGCGGACTCGGCGGGCCCCGCCGGATCGCCCTGATCGGCCGCCCCAACGTCGGCAAGTCCTCCCTCCTCAACAAGGTCGCCGGCGAGGAGCGGGTGGTCGTCAACGAGATCGCCGGCACCACCCGCGACCCGGTCGACGAGCTCATCGAACTGGGCGGCGTCACCTGGAAGTTCGTGGACACCGCGGGCATCCGCCGCCGGGTCCACCTGCAGGAGGGCGCGGACTACTACGCCTCGCTGCGCACCGCCGCCGCCCTGGAGAAGGCCGAGGTCGCGGTCGTCCTGATCGACGCGAGCGAGTCCATCAGCGTCCAGGACACCCGCATCATCAGCATGGCCGTCGACGCCGGACGCGCCCTGGTGATCGCGTACAACAAGTGGGACACCCTCGACGAGGAGCGCCGCTACTACCTGGAGCGGGAGATCGAACGGGACCTGGTGCAGATTCAGTGGGCGCCGCGGGTCAACGTCTCCGCACGCACCGGCCGTCACATGGAGAAGCTCGTCCCGGCGATCGAGACGGCGCTGGAGGGCTGGGAGACCCGGGTGCCGACGGGCCGGCTCAACGCCTTCCTCGGTGAGATCGTGGCCGCCCACCCGCACCCGATCCGGGGCGGCAAGCAGCCGCGGATCCTCTTCGGCACCCAGGCCGGCGTCCGGCCGCCGCGGTTCGTGCTGTTCGCCTCCGGCTTCCTGGAGGCGGGCTACCGCCGGTTCGTCGAACGGCGGCTGCGCGAGGAGTTCGGGTTCGAGGGCACCCCGATCCACATCTCGGTCCGGGTGCGCGAGAAGCGGGGCCGCAAGAAGTGA